A genomic segment from Daphnia carinata strain CSIRO-1 chromosome 1, CSIRO_AGI_Dcar_HiC_V3, whole genome shotgun sequence encodes:
- the LOC130690942 gene encoding endocuticle structural glycoprotein SgAbd-8-like isoform X4, with protein sequence MQLFFVAAFLAIAAAAPSSYKPEYKAPSYPEPSYPSPSYSAPSYSTPAYPAAAYPAPSYNKDNKYAVITIVSQSDVRNLDGSSQWSYAQSDYTTREESQVQKKMQGVTYDSYGKQSYGEVLGNTNKGSSYWVSPEGQKFTLTWAADEAGFQPKGDHLPVAPVHEYELPVAPVHIPFNGKGYKIY encoded by the exons ATGCAGCTC TTCTTTGtcgccgctttcttggccATCGCTGCCGCCGCTCCttccagctacaagccggaatacaaagcTCCCAGCTACCCTGAACCAAGTTATCCTTCTCCTAGCTACTCTGCCCCGAGCTACTCTACACCAGCGTACCCCGCAGcagcctaccccgcaccaagctacaacaaggataacaaatacgctgtGATCACCATCGTCAGCCAATCTGACGTCCGCaacctcgatggcagcagccagtggag CTATGCCCAGTCAGACTACACCACCCGTGAGGAGTCtcaggtccagaagaagatgcaaggagtcacctacgattcttacggcaaacaatcgtacggtgaagtcctaggcaacaccaacaagggatcctcttactgggtttcacCTGAAGGCCAGAAATTCACTCTCACCTGGGCCGCTGATGAAGCCGGTTTCCAACCCAAAGGtgaccacttgcccgtcgcccccgtccatgaatacgaGCTCCCCGTCGCCCCTGTCCACATCCCCTTCAACGGAAAGGGCTACAAGATCTATTAG
- the LOC130690942 gene encoding endocuticle structural glycoprotein ABD-4-like isoform X8, with protein sequence MKLFFVAAFLAIAAAAPSSYKPEYKAPSYPEPTYPAAAYPAPSYNKDNKYAVITIVSQSDVRNLDGSSQWSYAQSDYTTREESQVQKKMQGVTYDSYGKQSYGEVLGNTNKGSSYWVSPEGQKFTLTWAADEAGFQPKGDHLPVAPVHEYELPVAPVHIPFNGKGYKIY encoded by the exons ATGAAGCTC TTCTTTGtcgccgctttcttggccATCGCTGCCGCCGCTCCttccagctacaagccggaatacaaagcTCCCAGCTACCCTGAACCAA CGTACCCCGCAGcagcctaccccgcaccaagctacaacaaggataacaaatacgctgtGATCACCATCGTCAGCCAATCTGACGTCCGCaacctcgatggcagcagccagtggag CTATGCCCAGTCAGACTACACCACCCGTGAGGAGTCtcaggtccagaagaagatgcaaggagtcacctacgattcttacggcaaacaatcgtacggtgaagtcctaggcaacaccaacaagggatcctcttactgggtttcacCTGAAGGCCAGAAATTCACTCTCACCTGGGCCGCTGATGAAGCCGGTTTCCAACCCAAAGGtgaccacttgcccgtcgcccccgtccatgaatacgaGCTCCCCGTCGCCCCTGTCCACATCCCCTTCAACGGAAAGGGCTACAAGATCTATTAG
- the LOC130690942 gene encoding cuticle protein CP14.6-like isoform X7, translating into MKLFFVAAFLAIAAAAPSSYKPEYKAPSYPEPSYPSPAYPAAAYPAPSYNKDNKYAVITIVSQSDVRNLDGSSQWSYAQSDYTTREESQVQKKMQGVTYDSYGKQSYGEVLGNTNKGSSYWVSPEGQKFTLTWAADEAGFQPKGDHLPVAPVHEYELPVAPVHIPFNGKGYKIY; encoded by the exons ATGAAGCTC TTCTTTGtcgccgctttcttggccATCGCTGCCGCCGCTCCttccagctacaagccggaatacaaagcTCCCAGCTACCCTGAACCAAGTTATCCTTCTC CAGCGTACCCCGCAGcagcctaccccgcaccaagctacaacaaggataacaaatacgctgtGATCACCATCGTCAGCCAATCTGACGTCCGCaacctcgatggcagcagccagtggag CTATGCCCAGTCAGACTACACCACCCGTGAGGAGTCtcaggtccagaagaagatgcaaggagtcacctacgattcttacggcaaacaatcgtacggtgaagtcctaggcaacaccaacaagggatcctcttactgggtttcacCTGAAGGCCAGAAATTCACTCTCACCTGGGCCGCTGATGAAGCCGGTTTCCAACCCAAAGGtgaccacttgcccgtcgcccccgtccatgaatacgaGCTCCCCGTCGCCCCTGTCCACATCCCCTTCAACGGAAAGGGCTACAAGATCTATTAG
- the LOC130690942 gene encoding larval cuticle protein LCP-22-like isoform X5, whose product MKLFVVAAFLAIAAAAPSSYKPEYKAPSYPEPSYPTSSYSAPSYSTPAYPTAAYPAPSYNKDNKYADITIVSQSDVRNLDGSSQWSYAQSDYTTREESQVQKKMQGVTYDSYGKQSYGEVLGNTNKGSSYWVSPEGQKFTLTWAADEAGFQPKGDHLPVAPVHEYELPVAPVHIPFNGKGYKIY is encoded by the exons ATGAAGCTC TTCGTCGtcgccgctttcttggccATCGCTGCCGCCGCTCCttccagctacaagccggaatacaaagcTCCTAGCTACCCTGAACCAAGCTATCCTACTTCTAGCTACTCTGCCCCTAGCTACTCCACACCAGCGTATCCCACAGcagcctaccccgcaccaagctacaacaaggataacaaatacgctgaCATTACCATCGTCAGCCAGTCTGATGTCCGcaatctcgatggcagcagccagtggag CTATGCCCAGTCAGACTACACCACCCGTGAGGAGTCtcaggtccagaagaagatgcaaggagtcacctacgattcttacggcaaacaatcgtacggtgaagtcctaggcaacaccaacaagggatcctcttactgggtttcacCTGAAGGCCAGAAATTCACTCTCACCTGGGCCGCTGATGAAGCCGGTTTCCAACCCAAAGGtgaccacttgcccgtcgcccccgtccatgaatacgaGCTCCCCGTCGCCCCTGTCCACATCCCCTTCAACGGAAAGGGCTACAAGATCTATTAG
- the LOC130690942 gene encoding endocuticle structural glycoprotein SgAbd-8-like isoform X2: MKLFFVAAFLAIAAAAPSSYKPEYKAPSYPEPSYPSPSYSAPSYSTPAYPAAAYPAPSYNKDNKYAVITIVSQSDVRNLDGSSQWSYAQSDYTTREESQVQKKMQGVTYDSYGKQSYGEVLGNTNKGSSYWVSPEGQKFTLTWAADEAGFQPKGDHLPVAPVHEYELPVAPVHIPFNGKGYKIY, translated from the exons ATGAAGCTC TTCTTTGtcgccgctttcttggccATCGCTGCCGCCGCTCCttccagctacaagccggaatacaaagcTCCCAGCTACCCTGAACCAAGTTATCCTTCTCCTAGCTACTCTGCCCCGAGCTACTCTACACCAGCGTACCCCGCAGcagcctaccccgcaccaagctacaacaaggataacaaatacgctgtGATCACCATCGTCAGCCAATCTGACGTCCGCaacctcgatggcagcagccagtggag CTATGCCCAGTCAGACTACACCACCCGTGAGGAGTCtcaggtccagaagaagatgcaaggagtcacctacgattcttacggcaaacaatcgtacggtgaagtcctaggcaacaccaacaagggatcctcttactgggtttcacCTGAAGGCCAGAAATTCACTCTCACCTGGGCCGCTGATGAAGCCGGTTTCCAACCCAAAGGtgaccacttgcccgtcgcccccgtccatgaatacgaGCTCCCCGTCGCCCCTGTCCACATCCCCTTCAACGGAAAGGGCTACAAGATCTATTAG
- the LOC130690930 gene encoding uncharacterized protein LOC130690930 has translation MVSCSTSQLWMIRNRGNTSERGPRLSRSTSVTATRRIKMLVVAQTVFLLVTGAGLQMVSSAPTPAHSDVTTVAGQANDSSLLTEAKLMDIVREEGNKSTAIHLGHEWWRKGEVEEPPDIRSRNDRQYFTNSKTSPGLYTINKNDVHHAGTPSALSSSQPSIMARTNTTRIVKEENLEDMIFNIVIQKERADKSAFIAPDVNWLRDLVPKVVDVADKPETLIKETIVNAIDGEHAVEIEQIKDRRLFVNVVKSEIGSDVEVPDILARLSNLMKTGGPAVESILLESRDIAEPENSIYVINIIIFNIVVLEAPVEKPVFVKDKVSNIEQDITEDSYLVALRESQQNRLGSSPIGRHKNPSPAIALEDNQSRTPDSAIAEDSYIVALRESQKNRNKSSSPSIHHHHHHEEKHPHTRPHHVVVEKVSDQQFNGHYLTEVPTYAYASTARPLMAMEKDYLRRFTIKPTQPSVAVEQGQPMEEQEQPIEEQEQDEVDQSAAEQGLLTNVQEHLPTLLVDPNASLEFVNLPTGPYFTNPSFDVTQIVSTEPSSIEKPPEIEAVVVDVAQTAGNNHIRVTTKKPVTKKPLIVRVPEAVGVMTNKATNIVRNRIRTVGLFGIPMMVGLASTVNSWLPTVTALGRRRRKRSITEVDDWQDNHRHTSRAIEVAQVLARLMGKRYTDASKESHQQSVVDNQEYGDQEWSSASTMNSKNEARANRRKWFPFRRTGNTRVNSERRPSTRRATFARKMKDLKSNTRKYMTPLFYTTFFANEDSPNVMEHDQSITSELQNETLDDVEPQQATEDVMEHRENVVEDQEAIENVVEDQEAIENVIERAEVVEGVMEHREVIKDDAQSTDPMTNSAVGPPVEYDDYQPEEVETKMADKIDDNPEEEFSQMFPALNPPSGFDFDIVSNFVRAMMMNNEEYDDGPPETREEVFWVKEATIVNTTQTVSSKPQKFGGSSMLLLKPSGGPTRLTSSGINGSTVSVFSADPLMPNYINNENVTNSPITYVSVKSPTKVTWLGVGPPDVITSSTQSSSSAENDPTGEINDEIPLDLPPSEVVGAPLQFYDEETDNYVSKEVPSIPGPPTVSYYTERTPSTDRTPSNDITSEQSSVIKIQEITKPARPVSTDLRPGLSSLLLTIASFNRPRLPPPVEVSNNVSTIKYTIGQGFATQPQSEYNGDTTDKYTHGHGIVSKPDDVSKYTHGHGIIVTNAPTYEFNSQVGESSLLSSSSDNNNVLSNLIKGTGASENDGPTTPTLLGETSIQFVGMYGGTSVDSTVGPFTATGISDSEELDSTLDDLITQLQANMTTGLVSTDRPLGGIHFTNTSTDIVIINPFVTPSSVFPQLQVEAIEAEDGDTFGSIDDTAIDADDTIVVDAQDGDQPDSVPNVSNLANLFFTSSGSSSSSAGSSGSSGVSNGGGGVSGDSVSSSTANPIALFYTFGLAAVGILALTLPLWVPFVVAKMKRRTYAPSKTYPASKKKPTYGYPSSPPKKTYAEPPPNHYQDLDEEELYGNEHYLDQHQVGSVLSQPQYQSTTIEDLYRPSVGDVLSTNSDDHYIFRDSIALNPEDDMFHNPGPLSSETIYGSPARIYLKARRKRSSRFKRSNKR, from the exons ATGGTGTCGTGTTCTACATCTCAATTATGGATGATAAGAAACAGAGGAAACACATCGGAAAGAGGACCGAGATTATCGAGATCGACGTCAGTCACCGCAACAAGACGGATTAAGATGTTGGTGGTTGCGCAAACCGTGTTCCTCCTGGTCACTGGCGCCGGGCTACAGATGGTCTCTTCGGCACCCACACCTGCACACAGCGACG TTACCACCGTTGCTGGACAGGCTAATGACAGTAGCCTATTAACGGAGGCCAAATTAATGGACATTGTTagagaagaaggaaacaaaagcaCAGCGATTCATCTCGGCCATGAATGGTGGAGAAAAGGAGAAGTTGAAGAACCGCCTGATATCCGTTCTCGCAACGATCGCCAGTATTTCACTAACTCCAAGACATCACCTGGACTCTACACGATCAACAAAAACGATGTCCACCATGCAGGCACGCCATCTGCTTTATCTTCGTCCCAACCATCGATAATGGCAAGGACGAACACAACGAGGATCGTCAAAGAGGAAAATCTGGAGGACATGATTTTCAATATCGTCATTCAAAAAGAGCGGGCTGACAAATCGGCATTTATTGCGCCCGATGTCAATTGGCTGAGAGATTTGGTACCCAAGGTGGTCGACGTTGCCGACAAACCCGAGACACTCATCAAAGAAACAATAGTCAACGCCATAGATGGCGAACATGCCGTCGAAATCGAACAAATCAAAGACAGGCGATTGTTTGTCAACGTCGTCAAGTCGGAAATCGGATCGGACGTCGAGGTGCCCGACATCCTCGCTCGACTCAGCAATCTAATGAAGACGGGCGGTCCAGCCGTCGAATCCATCCTCCTTGAAAGCAGAGACATTGCCGAGCCAGAGAACTCCATTTACGTCATCAACATCATCATTTTCAACATCGTCGTTTTAGAAGCTCCCGTCGAAAAGCCCGTCTTTGTCAAAGACAAGGTCAGCAACATCGAGCAAGACATTACCGAAGATTCTTATCTCGTAGCTCTGCGAGAATCGCAACAAAATCGATTGGGTTCTTCTCCGATCGGTCGCCATAAAAACCCATCACCCGCCATCGCATTAGAAGACAATCAATCGAGGACTCCAGACTCTGCCATCGCAGAAGATTCTTACATTGTAGCTCTCAGAGAATCGCAAAAGAATCGCAATAAAAGCTCTTCTCCATCCAtccatcatcaccaccatcatgAAGAGAAGCATCCTCACACTAGACCACATCATGTAGTCGTTGAAAAAGTATCAGACCAGCAATTCAACGGCCATTACCTGACCGAAGTACCGACGTACGCCTACGCTTCGACGGCCAGACCTTTGATGGCTATGGAGAAAGACTATCTACGTCGATTTACCATCAAACCAACCCAGCCATCGGTGGCGGTCGAACAGGGACAACCGATGGAAGAACAAGAACAACCGATAGAAGAACAAGAACAGGATGAAGTGGACCAATCGGCGGCTGAGCAAGGACTGCTGACCAACGTTCAAGAACATTTGCCTACATTACTAGTCGACCCGAATGCCAGCCTCGAGTTTGTTAATTTACCAACGGGGCCGTATTTTACTAATCCAAGTTTCGATGTTACGCAGATTGTCAGCACGGAACCTTCGTCGATTGAGAAACCGCCTGAGATCGAGGCCGTTGTTGTCGATGTTGCGCAGACGGCCGGCAACAATCATATACGAGTGACTACGAAGAAACCGGTAACGAAGAAGCCGTTGATAGTCAGAGTGCCTGAAGCAGTGGGTGTCATGACTAATAAGGCTACTAATATCGTGCGGAATCGAATCAGGACAGTCGGTTTATTCGGCATTCCCATGATGGTCGGGCTGGCCAGCACGGTCAACTCGTGGTTACCGACTGTGACGGCGTTAGGCCGCCGCAGAAGGAAGCGCTCAATCACGGAGGTGGACGATTGGCAAGACAATCATCGCCACACTAGCCGGGCTATTGAAGTCGCTCAAGTGCTGGCCCGCTTGATGGGCAAACGTTACACGGATGCGAGCAAAGAATCCCATCAACAGTCCGTTGTTGATAACCAGGAATATGGAGATCAAGAATGGTCCTCAGCATCGACGATGAATTCAAAGAATGAGGCTAGGGCTAACCGACGGAAGTGGTTTCCCTTTCGACGGACGGGCAACACACGCGTGAATTCAGAGCGTCGCCCGAGCACCAGACGTGCGACGTTtgcaagaaaaatgaaagaccTAAAATCTAATACTCGAAAATACATGACGCCGTTGTTCTACACGACGTTTTTCGCCAACGAAGATTCGCCTAACGTGATGGAACATGATCAGTCCATAACGAGTGAGCTGCAAAATGAAACTTTGGATGACGTGGAACCACAACAGGCCACAGAAGACGTCATGGAACATCGGGAAAATGTTGTAGAAGATCAAGAGGCCATAGAAAATGTTGTAGAAGATCAAGAGGCCATAGAAAATGTCATTGAACGTGCAGAGGTTGTAGAAGGCGTCATGGAACATCGGGAAGTCATAAAAGACGATGCGCAGAGCACAGATCCAATGACTAATTCAGCTGTGGGTCCTCCAGTCGAATACGACGACTACCAACCGGAAGAAGTGGAAACCAAAATGGCAGACAAAATCGATGATAACCCGGAAGAGGAGTTTTCGCAAATGTTTCCGGCTCTCAATCCACCTTCCGGCTTTGATTTCGACATTGTGTCCAACTTCGTCAGAGCCATGATGATGAACAACGAAGAGTACGACGACGGTCCGCCGGAAACGAGGGAAGAAGTCTTCTGGGTCAAAGAGGCTACCATTGTCAATACGACTCAGACGGTCAGCAGCAAACCACAGAAATTCGGCGGTTCCAGCATGTTGCTTTTGAAACCGAGCGGAGGACCAACTCGATTGACATCTAGCGGAATTAATGGCAGCACAGTGAGCGTCTTCTCGGCCGATCCGCTCATGCCCAACTACATCAACAACGAGAACGTGACCAACAGTCCAATCACTTACGTGTCCGTTAAATCACCGACCAAAGTGACTTGGCTTGGAGTTGGTCCGCCCGATGTTATAACATCCAGCACGCAGTCCTCATCTTCAGCAGAAAATGATCCAACTGGTGAAATCAACGATGAAATCCCTCTTGATTTACCACCCAGCGAAGTCGTTGGAGCCCCACTGCAATTTTACGACGAAGAAACGGACAACTACGTCTCGAAAGAAGTGCCGAGCATTCCAGGTCCTCCGACCGTTTCGTACTACACCGAACGAACGCCAAGTACCGATCGGACACCTAGCAATGATATCACATCAGAACAATCTTCAGTGATCAAAATACAAGAGATAACTAAACCAGCCCGGCCAGTATCGACTGATCTTCGTCCAGGTCTCTCTTCATTGTTGCTCACCATCGCCAGTTTCAACCGGCCCAGACTTCCGCCGCCCGTTGAAGTGTCCAATAATGTTTCCACAATCAAATACACCATAGGACAAGGATTCGCAACGCAGCCGCAAAGTGAATACAACGGAGACACAACAGACAAGTACACTCACGGTCACGGCATCGTATCGAAGCCGGACGATGTATCTAAATACACCCACGGTCACGGCATTATCGTCACAAATGCTCCGACCTATGAGTTTAATTCGCAGGTCGGAGAATCTTCGCTCCTGTCCAGCTCGTCCGATAACAACAACGTCCTATCCAATTTAATCAAGGGGACGGGCGCTAGTGAAAATGATGGACCAACAACACCTACCCTGTTGGGCGAGACTAGCATTCAATTCGTCGGGATGTACGGTGGTACATCGGTGGACAGCACAGTCGGTCCTTTCACAGCGACGGGCATATCGGATAGCGAAGAATTAGACTCGACGTTGGATGATTTGATCACGCAATTGCAAGCGAACATGACGACCGGTTTAGTGTCGACAGACCGGCCATTGGGAGGCATCCATTTCACGAATACATCCACCGATATCGTCATCATCAACCCGTTCGTGACACCCAGTTCCGTCTTCCCGCAGTTGCAAGTGGAAGCCATCGAAGCTGAAGATGGCGACACGTTCGGTTCAATTGATGACACGGCCATCGATGCGGATGATACGATCGTCGTCGACGCCCAGGATGGGGATCAACCAGACTCGGTGCCCAATGTTTCCAATCTAGCCAATCTCTTCTTTACCTCATCCGGAAGCAGCAGCTCTTCCGCTGGTTCTTCCGGCTCGTCTGGTGTCAGCAACGGAGGTGGTGGCGTCTCTGGTGATTCCGTTTCCTCTTCCACCGCAAACCCAATCGCTTTGTTCTACACTTTCGGATTGGCCGCTGTAGGCATTTTGGCCTTGACATTGCCATTATGGGTTCCGTTTGTGGTCGCCAAGATGAAACGCCGAACGTATGCGCCATCGAAGACCTATCCGGCCAGCAAGAAGAAGCCAACGTACGGCTATCCTTCATCACCACCCAAAAAGACATACGCAGAGCCACCTCCGAATCATTACCAAGACCTGGATGAAGAAGAATTATACGGCAATGAACATTACCTCGATCAACATCAAGTGGGCAGTGTTTTATCCCAACCACAATATCAGAGCACGACCATTGAAGATTTATACCGTCCTAGTGTGGGTGATGTCCTCAGCACCAATTCGGACGACCACTACATCTTCCGTGATTCGATAGCGCTCAATCCGGAGGACGACATGTTCCATAATCCTGGACCTCTTAGCTCTGAAACCATCTACGGCTCGCCGGCGCGTATTTATTTGAAAGCAAGACGTAAACGTTCCAGCAGATTCAAACGATCCAACAAGCGATAA
- the LOC132088354 gene encoding uncharacterized protein LOC132088354, with protein sequence MNFSVILFSMIATALAASIPLETSTAAREPSLTDSVPVASGDKQSRELNALVGLFESLNTLNNEYLSAKLEMIAAYVRCVIDSSTCSEETSAMVHQQTKEKFVFPPASAIALNAVNPNNPKHPFPVTVPAFWNPNVNVPLVAFHNEMPNVAYSSAPSFIPYLNSLAAYSDPSFTTILAQHAKGLVPAGTFLKTTP encoded by the exons ATGAATTTTTCG gtcattcttttttcaatgatcGCCACTGCGCTAGCAGCATCTATCCCTCTTGAGACATCTACTGCCGCTCGTGAGCCATCGCTGACCGATTCAGTTCCAGTAGCATCGGGCGACAAACAAAGTCGAGAATTGAATGCCTTGGTTGGATTGTTCGAAAGCTTGAATACTCTGAATAATGAGTATTTGTCAGCTAAGCTAGAAATGATCGCTGCGTATGTACGGTGCGTCATCGATTCCAGTACTTGTTCAGAGGAAACATCCGCCATGGTAcaccaacaaacaaaag AAAAATTTGTGTTTCCGCCAGCATCCGCCATTGCCCTAAATGCTGTAAACCCAAATAATCCAAAGCATCCGTTTCCCGTCACTGTTCCTGCTTTTTGGAACCCAAACGTCAATGTTCCGCTCGTTGCCTTTCATAACGAGATGCCCAACGTGGCCTACTCATCTGCTCCTAGTTTCATCCCATATTTAAACAGCCTCGCCGCGTACAGCGATCCTTCGTTTACGACGATCTTAGCCCAGCATGCCAAAGGGCTCGTTCCAGCCGGCACCTTTTTGAAAACAACCCCTTAG
- the LOC130690942 gene encoding larval cuticle protein LCP-22-like isoform X1, whose protein sequence is MKLFVVAAFLAIAAAAPSSYKPEYKAPSYPEPSYPTSSYSAPSYSTPAYPTAAYPAPSYNKDNKYADITIVSQSDVRNLDGSSQWSFAQSDYTTREESQVQKKMQGVTYDSYGKQSYGEVLGNTNKGSSYWVSPEGQKFTLTWAADEAGFQPKGDHLPVAPVHEYELPVAPVHEYELPVAPVHIPFNGKGYKIY, encoded by the exons ATGAAGCTC TTCGTCGtcgccgctttcttggccATCGCTGCCGCCGCTCCttccagctacaagccggaatacaaagcTCCTAGCTACCCTGAACCAAGCTATCCTACTTCTAGCTACTCTGCCCCTAGCTACTCCACACCAGCGTATCCCACAGcagcctaccccgcaccaagctacaacaaggataacaaatacgctgaCATTACCATCGTCAGCCAGTCTGATGTCCGcaatctcgatggcagcagccagtggag CTTTGCCCAGTCAGACTACACCACCCGTGAGGAGTCtcaggtccagaagaagatgcaaggagtcacctacgattcttacggcaaacaatcgtacggtgaagtcctaggCAACACAAACAAGGGatcctcttactgggtttccCCTGAAGGCCAGAAATTCACTCTCACCTGGGCCGCTGATGAAGCCGGTTTCCAACCCAAAGGtgaccacttgcccgtcgcccccgtccatgaatacgaG ttgcccgtcgcccccgtccatgaatacgaGCTCCCCGTCGCCCCTGTCCACATCCCCTTCAACGGAAAGGGCTACAAGATCTATTAG
- the LOC130690942 gene encoding cuticle protein 3-like isoform X6, whose protein sequence is MKLFVVAAFLAIAAAAPSSYKPEYKAPSYPEPSYPTSAYPTAAYPAPSYNKDNKYADITIVSQSDVRNLDGSSQWSFAQSDYTTREESQVQKKMQGVTYDSYGKQSYGEVLGNTNKGSSYWVSPEGQKFTLTWAADEAGFQPKGDHLPVAPVHEYELPVAPVHEYELPVAPVHIPFNGKGYKIY, encoded by the exons ATGAAGCTC TTCGTCGtcgccgctttcttggccATCGCTGCCGCCGCTCCttccagctacaagccggaatacaaagcTCCTAGCTACCCTGAACCAAGCTATCCTACTT CAGCGTATCCCACAGcagcctaccccgcaccaagctacaacaaggataacaaatacgctgaCATTACCATCGTCAGCCAGTCTGATGTCCGcaatctcgatggcagcagccagtggag CTTTGCCCAGTCAGACTACACCACCCGTGAGGAGTCtcaggtccagaagaagatgcaaggagtcacctacgattcttacggcaaacaatcgtacggtgaagtcctaggCAACACAAACAAGGGatcctcttactgggtttccCCTGAAGGCCAGAAATTCACTCTCACCTGGGCCGCTGATGAAGCCGGTTTCCAACCCAAAGGtgaccacttgcccgtcgcccccgtccatgaatacgaG ttgcccgtcgcccccgtccatgaatacgaGCTCCCCGTCGCCCCTGTCCACATCCCCTTCAACGGAAAGGGCTACAAGATCTATTAG
- the LOC130690942 gene encoding larval cuticle protein LCP-22-like isoform X3, producing the protein MKLFVVAAFLAIAAAAPSSYKPEYKAPSYPEPSYPTSSYSAPSYSTPAYPTAAYPAPSYNKDNKYADITIVSQSDVRNLDGSSQWSFAQSDYTTREESQVQKKMQGVTYDSYGKQSYGEVLGNTNKGSSYWVSPEGQKFTLTWAADEAGFQPKGDHLPVAPVHEYELPVAPVHIPFNGKGYKIY; encoded by the exons ATGAAGCTC TTCGTCGtcgccgctttcttggccATCGCTGCCGCCGCTCCttccagctacaagccggaatacaaagcTCCTAGCTACCCTGAACCAAGCTATCCTACTTCTAGCTACTCTGCCCCTAGCTACTCCACACCAGCGTATCCCACAGcagcctaccccgcaccaagctacaacaaggataacaaatacgctgaCATTACCATCGTCAGCCAGTCTGATGTCCGcaatctcgatggcagcagccagtggag CTTTGCCCAGTCAGACTACACCACCCGTGAGGAGTCtcaggtccagaagaagatgcaaggagtcacctacgattcttacggcaaacaatcgtacggtgaagtcctaggCAACACAAACAAGGGatcctcttactgggtttccCCTGAAGGCCAGAAATTCACTCTCACCTGGGCCGCTGATGAAGCCGGTTTCCAACCCAAAGGtgaccacttgcccgtcgcccccgtccatgaatacgaGCTCCCCGTCGCCCCTGTCCACATCCCCTTCAACGGAAAGGGCTACAAGATCTATTAA